One segment of Rhodopirellula baltica SH 1 DNA contains the following:
- a CDS encoding adenylate/guanylate cyclase domain-containing protein has product MPDLIAQGAGDGFRWRKGLPELVAGVDVLLGRQPSGSPDPIALQSSGGELSDTDTADSEPTEREINLQRDRRRTRTIHWQVAWDQSISRCHAILTILENDRIQVHRDARARNPIFFRGRPRDRFVVVPGEHFVIGETTFTLARRPGFTDDVSHVMRGQSIQERAIDASTPREGPIPPSQRSAMIGSAEGVTEMAFDASVLRERDFRDTRRRIQLLARLPDIVAGSVDDEELLVRVSDTLLRATPSASAVAIVRANVPDRVGSDIDAPKNETPSDMKVLHYDCRDNGSQQHAVSARLVTTALHRRESVLHLWETERNGGIEFTAAENVDWAFCVPLTSEACSGWAIYVAGSRALGSNWKELSDDSATLADRLGDDVKFAEVVGSLISGIRQTSHFQQRHLAMRRFFAPVVLDALSGQDPQSWLQPRQCDLSVMFCDLRGFSRTSEMQSDQLLLLLEQVSAALGVMTRHILDTGGVIGDFHGDAAMGFWGWPIELQLSDPHSDLSASAHVVASVLAAAKAAAGIRKDYATGQTEFRCGIGIASGPAVAGRIGTVDQVKVTAFGPVVNLASRLEGLTKHFGVEVLMDHASASALQAWLKHIPTTDEPSPFRLRKLGRVRVAGMKIPVDVYQLVVPSGGPQNLTDSQIKAYEQGWEEFASGDWDSAYQRLLELPAWDRPKDVLLRLILQHHRIAPPGWDGVLDFPK; this is encoded by the coding sequence ATGCCTGATTTGATTGCTCAAGGTGCCGGTGACGGATTCCGTTGGCGCAAAGGTCTTCCCGAATTGGTCGCCGGCGTGGACGTATTGTTAGGCCGCCAACCATCCGGTTCGCCGGATCCAATCGCTCTGCAGTCTTCCGGTGGCGAACTGTCCGACACCGACACAGCGGATTCAGAACCAACCGAACGAGAAATCAACCTTCAGCGAGACCGTCGGCGGACACGCACAATTCATTGGCAAGTCGCTTGGGATCAATCCATCTCACGCTGCCATGCGATTCTGACCATCCTGGAAAACGATCGCATTCAGGTTCATCGAGACGCTCGAGCACGCAACCCAATCTTCTTTCGCGGTCGCCCCCGAGACCGATTTGTGGTTGTGCCTGGCGAACACTTCGTGATTGGTGAAACCACCTTCACGCTCGCACGCCGCCCCGGATTCACGGACGACGTCAGCCATGTGATGCGAGGCCAGTCCATTCAGGAGCGTGCCATTGATGCGTCGACGCCACGCGAAGGCCCGATCCCTCCGTCGCAACGTTCTGCCATGATCGGCAGTGCCGAGGGTGTCACGGAGATGGCATTCGACGCATCGGTATTGCGTGAAAGAGACTTTCGTGACACTCGACGTCGCATTCAACTGCTTGCTCGCCTTCCCGACATCGTCGCCGGCAGTGTCGACGATGAAGAACTATTGGTTCGCGTTTCCGACACATTGCTACGCGCGACTCCATCGGCATCCGCGGTGGCCATCGTCCGTGCGAATGTTCCCGATCGTGTCGGTTCCGATATCGATGCCCCAAAGAATGAAACGCCTTCGGACATGAAGGTGTTGCACTACGATTGCCGCGACAATGGATCGCAACAACACGCGGTCAGTGCTCGCTTGGTCACAACAGCACTTCACCGCCGCGAAAGTGTTCTGCATCTGTGGGAAACCGAACGCAATGGTGGCATCGAATTCACCGCGGCTGAGAATGTTGACTGGGCTTTTTGCGTGCCTCTAACAAGCGAAGCGTGCTCAGGGTGGGCCATCTATGTAGCGGGATCACGCGCACTGGGATCCAACTGGAAAGAACTCTCTGACGACTCCGCCACACTGGCAGATCGATTGGGTGACGACGTGAAGTTTGCGGAGGTGGTGGGATCTCTGATCTCAGGTATCCGACAAACGTCTCACTTTCAACAACGTCACTTGGCAATGAGACGCTTCTTCGCACCCGTCGTTCTCGACGCGTTGTCAGGCCAGGACCCACAAAGCTGGCTGCAACCTCGACAATGCGATTTATCAGTGATGTTCTGCGACCTTCGCGGTTTCTCACGAACTTCGGAGATGCAGAGTGACCAATTACTCCTATTACTCGAACAGGTCAGTGCAGCGCTGGGTGTGATGACCCGTCACATCCTCGACACCGGTGGCGTGATCGGAGACTTCCACGGTGACGCTGCCATGGGATTCTGGGGCTGGCCCATTGAGCTGCAATTGTCCGATCCGCATTCAGACCTCTCAGCATCGGCCCACGTCGTTGCCAGTGTTCTAGCGGCCGCCAAAGCGGCGGCAGGAATCCGAAAGGATTATGCGACGGGGCAAACGGAATTTCGATGCGGGATTGGCATCGCATCTGGCCCCGCCGTCGCGGGTCGAATCGGAACGGTCGATCAGGTCAAAGTCACGGCGTTTGGCCCGGTCGTGAATCTGGCGAGTCGATTAGAAGGCCTAACCAAGCACTTCGGAGTCGAGGTCCTCATGGACCACGCCTCGGCGAGTGCATTGCAAGCGTGGCTCAAACACATACCAACCACCGATGAGCCCTCACCGTTTCGGCTTCGCAAATTAGGTCGCGTCCGAGTTGCCGGCATGAAAATCCCGGTCGACGTCTATCAATTGGTCGTCCCAAGCGGTGGCCCCCAAAACCTCACGGATTCGCAGATCAAGGCTTATGAGCAAGGGTGGGAAGAGTTTGCCAGTGGTGATTGGGATTCGGCCTACCAACGACTATTGGAACTACCAGCATGGGACCGTCCCAAGGACGTGTTGCTACGCCTGATCTTGCAACATCATCGAATTGCCCCCCCGGGATGGGATGGTGTTCTCGATTTCCCCAAATAG
- the argS gene encoding arginine--tRNA ligase codes for MHLPNVLQARFVQALEPLTDSPSDYAGMIRPAADPKFGDYQSNAAMPLAKRVGKTSRDVAAELVQNLNVTDLFEEPEVAGPGFINLRLKDSVLFDSIQQMLLDERVGVSKTTDPKKVIVDFSSPNVAKPMHVGHIRSTVIGDCLARTLRFYGEDVVTDNHLGDWGTQFGIIIYGYRNFGDPAKVAANPVPELSALYRLTNQLIEYQKAKQSLATMADKLATAKSDAKTAKEVSDQSESDENLKPKDKKKLRKNAEAATRRVASIEADMKSLKAKIDAVDSDTELSKLASEHSDVDVAVLRETAKLHEGDPENLALWKEFLPHCQDEINRIYDRLNVQFDHTLGESFYHDRLAGVVDHLTTLGLTTKSDGAICVFLEGFDSPMIIQKRDGAFLYATTDLATLQYRRDEFQPDEILYVVDSRQGEHFKKFFAMAEPLGMAEVQLVHVNFGTVLGPDGRPMKTRSGSLIGLESLLNDAVSRAKEVVCNPDRLATMDPPMGGEEQQQIAEIVGIGAIKYADLSHHRTSDYKFDVDKMVALEGNTATYVQYSYARTQSILRRASDGEGLPAFEQAIEQAAATQPMTFTHPNERSLALMLMRFEEAIEQVRLNYAPNALCDYLFETAKTYSSFNESCRVLGNDDPAVMQTRLALVVLTGRVLKKGLSLLGIDVAERM; via the coding sequence ATGCATCTACCCAATGTTCTTCAAGCACGATTTGTTCAAGCCCTCGAGCCTTTGACGGACTCACCCAGCGATTACGCAGGAATGATCCGACCCGCGGCTGACCCAAAGTTTGGTGACTACCAATCCAACGCCGCCATGCCATTGGCGAAACGGGTGGGCAAGACATCTCGAGATGTTGCGGCCGAACTGGTGCAAAACCTCAATGTCACCGATCTATTTGAAGAACCCGAGGTCGCCGGACCCGGATTTATCAATTTGCGTCTGAAGGATTCGGTCCTTTTTGATTCGATTCAACAGATGCTGTTGGACGAACGAGTTGGTGTCTCGAAAACCACCGACCCGAAGAAAGTCATCGTCGACTTCTCTTCGCCCAATGTGGCGAAGCCCATGCACGTAGGGCACATTCGCAGCACCGTGATCGGTGATTGTCTGGCCCGGACGCTGCGTTTCTATGGCGAAGATGTTGTCACCGACAATCATTTGGGTGATTGGGGCACTCAGTTTGGAATCATCATTTATGGTTATCGAAACTTTGGCGATCCCGCAAAAGTAGCTGCCAACCCAGTCCCAGAATTATCCGCTCTGTATCGGTTGACCAACCAACTGATCGAATACCAAAAAGCCAAACAGTCGCTCGCAACGATGGCGGACAAGCTCGCCACGGCGAAAAGCGATGCTAAGACGGCGAAAGAGGTGTCTGACCAATCGGAATCGGACGAGAACCTCAAGCCAAAAGATAAAAAGAAGCTCCGGAAAAACGCCGAAGCTGCGACTCGCCGAGTTGCCTCGATCGAGGCAGATATGAAGTCACTGAAGGCCAAGATCGATGCGGTTGATAGTGATACCGAGTTGTCCAAATTAGCTTCAGAACACTCTGACGTGGATGTCGCGGTTCTTCGAGAAACGGCCAAGCTGCATGAAGGCGACCCCGAGAACTTGGCATTGTGGAAAGAGTTCTTGCCTCACTGCCAAGACGAAATCAACCGAATCTATGACCGCTTGAACGTTCAATTTGATCATACGCTCGGCGAAAGCTTCTATCACGATCGATTGGCAGGTGTTGTCGATCACCTCACCACGCTTGGACTGACGACCAAAAGTGATGGGGCGATATGCGTCTTTCTAGAAGGGTTTGATAGCCCCATGATCATTCAGAAACGCGATGGCGCGTTTTTGTACGCGACGACGGACTTGGCCACGCTTCAGTATCGTCGAGATGAGTTCCAACCTGACGAGATCTTGTATGTAGTGGATTCGCGTCAAGGCGAACACTTCAAGAAGTTTTTCGCGATGGCTGAGCCTCTGGGCATGGCCGAAGTCCAATTGGTGCATGTCAATTTCGGGACGGTATTGGGGCCTGATGGTCGCCCTATGAAGACTCGTAGCGGTTCGCTCATTGGTCTGGAAAGCTTATTGAATGATGCCGTGAGTCGTGCCAAAGAGGTGGTTTGTAATCCGGACCGTTTGGCGACGATGGATCCCCCAATGGGCGGAGAGGAACAGCAGCAAATAGCAGAAATCGTTGGCATTGGCGCCATTAAGTACGCGGATTTGTCGCACCATCGAACGAGTGACTACAAGTTTGATGTCGACAAAATGGTCGCTTTGGAAGGCAACACTGCGACCTATGTGCAGTACTCATACGCTCGGACCCAAAGCATTTTGCGGCGTGCGTCCGATGGTGAAGGCCTTCCCGCATTTGAACAGGCCATTGAACAAGCCGCCGCGACACAACCGATGACTTTTACCCACCCCAACGAGCGATCTCTCGCGTTGATGTTGATGCGTTTTGAAGAAGCGATTGAACAGGTCCGTTTGAATTACGCACCCAACGCGTTGTGTGATTACCTGTTTGAAACCGCAAAAACATACTCTTCGTTCAATGAGAGTTGCCGCGTACTGGGCAATGATGATCCCGCGGTAATGCAAACCCGCTTGGCTTTGGTTGTGTTGACCGGTCGAGTCCTCAAGAAAGGGTTGTCATTGTTAGGAATCGATGTCGCGGAGCGCATGTAG
- the rsfS gene encoding ribosome silencing factor, with protein sequence MNLSDQPPSSSNDTPSADPMAYPSRAIRPHGLEDARKLATEAARVALDNNGQDVMVLNVSEQSAEFDFFVIATGTSRRQLHAISEQTDDALEKGLGDRRQGIEGYQESSWIVLDYGSVVVHLFDEETREYYDLESLWADATPIPLSDLGLTQR encoded by the coding sequence TTGAACTTGTCTGATCAACCGCCTTCTTCCTCCAACGACACCCCATCTGCTGATCCTATGGCTTATCCCAGTCGGGCAATTCGTCCGCATGGATTGGAAGATGCTCGCAAATTGGCGACTGAGGCCGCTCGGGTCGCGTTGGACAACAACGGTCAAGATGTGATGGTGTTAAACGTCAGCGAGCAATCGGCTGAGTTTGATTTCTTCGTCATCGCCACTGGAACCAGCCGTCGTCAATTGCATGCGATCAGCGAGCAAACCGATGACGCACTCGAAAAAGGTTTGGGCGATCGGCGTCAAGGAATCGAAGGCTATCAAGAGAGCAGCTGGATCGTGCTTGATTACGGCAGCGTCGTTGTTCATCTGTTCGATGAAGAGACCCGTGAGTACTACGACCTGGAATCTTTGTGGGCCGATGCCACCCCCATTCCGCTGTCGGATCTTGGTTTGACGCAACGCTGA
- the bcp gene encoding thioredoxin-dependent thiol peroxidase yields the protein MGRFIMADFIEPGKKAPAFTLKDQDGQTVKLKDLAGAPVVLFFYPKDNTPGCTKEACAFRDRYAELQSAGAQLFGISTDSAESHIQFRDKFELPFPLLVDENHAMSEKYGAYREKNLYGKKSMGIQRSTYLIDAAGKVVKVWKRVRVDGHDQQVLDALALLAEQN from the coding sequence ATGGGGCGTTTCATCATGGCTGATTTTATCGAACCAGGCAAAAAGGCTCCCGCCTTCACGCTCAAAGACCAGGACGGCCAGACCGTCAAATTGAAAGATTTGGCTGGTGCCCCGGTCGTTTTGTTTTTCTATCCCAAAGACAACACACCTGGATGCACCAAAGAGGCCTGTGCGTTTCGCGATCGATACGCTGAACTGCAATCCGCGGGAGCACAATTGTTCGGCATCAGCACCGATTCAGCCGAAAGTCACATCCAATTTCGTGACAAGTTTGAATTGCCGTTCCCTCTGCTCGTCGATGAAAATCATGCCATGAGTGAGAAATATGGGGCATACCGGGAGAAGAACCTGTACGGCAAAAAGTCGATGGGCATCCAACGTTCGACCTATTTGATCGACGCCGCAGGCAAAGTGGTCAAGGTTTGGAAACGTGTTCGAGTCGACGGCCACGACCAACAGGTTCTCGATGCACTCGCTTTACTCGCAGAGCAAAATTGA
- a CDS encoding Hsp70 family protein, with amino-acid sequence MSEQKYCIGIDLGTTNSVVAYAPQSNAEVKTADQAPEIQLLPIPQVVASGQIESRTSLPSFLYLPRDQEVDALEVTSEHARFPSSTEGVAGVYARQQAADNPQRVIVAAKSWLCQRKVDPDSPVLPWQSPDEIPRVSAVECTGIFLRHLVAAWHAQFPNAPIDQQQVVLTVPASFDPAARELTRRAAIRAGLNENFVLLEEPQAAVYRYLASTDGKWRKSLSDGDTMLVVDVGGGTTDLTLVGVEEEAGELMLKRVAVGNHLLVGGDNMDLALAYQAAEQFRQSGHDLDPWQSTSLWHACRDAKERLLSHDGPDSQSISVLGRGSSLIGGTITTEIQRSDAATLLLDGFFPQCAPQDRPQANVVSGFQDVGLPYESDPAITKHIAAFLTDQSALNSDNEGIGPVTHLLLNGGVFRSPVMRERLESTLSSWTDSSVNTLSSEDDLDHAVAIGAAYYGWTKTHGGIRIRGGTAKAFYIGIETAGMAIPGAPRPLRAVCVAAQGMEEGTQAEVPGQEVGVVVGTPARFRFFSSTTRAGDQPGDRLDRWSPTELQESEPIELTLDQNRGEDSASGAADNEPAQSFVPVQFESRVTELGMFELWCHDKRGDRHWKLEFNARQEDES; translated from the coding sequence ATGAGTGAGCAAAAATATTGCATCGGAATCGACCTCGGAACGACCAACAGCGTCGTTGCGTACGCTCCTCAATCCAACGCGGAAGTCAAAACGGCTGACCAAGCCCCTGAGATTCAGTTGCTACCGATCCCGCAGGTCGTCGCATCCGGCCAAATCGAGTCGCGGACTTCATTGCCGTCGTTCCTATACTTGCCTCGCGATCAGGAAGTTGACGCGTTGGAAGTGACCAGCGAACACGCGCGGTTCCCGTCCTCGACCGAAGGGGTCGCAGGCGTGTACGCAAGGCAGCAGGCCGCCGACAACCCACAACGTGTCATCGTCGCCGCGAAAAGTTGGTTGTGTCAGCGTAAGGTGGATCCGGATTCCCCGGTGCTTCCTTGGCAATCGCCTGATGAAATCCCGCGAGTTTCCGCAGTCGAATGCACCGGCATCTTTTTGCGTCATTTGGTGGCGGCGTGGCATGCCCAATTCCCCAACGCTCCGATCGATCAGCAACAAGTCGTACTGACCGTTCCGGCTTCGTTTGATCCAGCAGCCCGCGAACTGACTCGGCGTGCTGCCATTCGAGCTGGATTGAACGAGAACTTTGTTCTTCTGGAAGAGCCTCAAGCAGCGGTCTATCGCTACCTCGCATCGACCGATGGCAAGTGGCGCAAATCGTTATCCGACGGAGACACCATGTTGGTGGTCGATGTCGGCGGCGGCACCACTGACCTGACATTGGTCGGTGTCGAAGAAGAAGCTGGCGAACTGATGTTGAAACGCGTTGCGGTCGGCAATCACTTGTTGGTCGGCGGTGACAACATGGACCTCGCATTGGCCTATCAAGCCGCCGAGCAATTTCGCCAGTCCGGTCACGACCTGGATCCTTGGCAAAGCACCTCACTTTGGCACGCCTGCCGTGACGCAAAAGAACGATTGCTCAGTCACGATGGTCCCGACTCGCAGTCCATTTCGGTACTTGGTCGAGGAAGTTCGCTGATCGGCGGAACCATCACCACGGAAATCCAGCGCAGCGATGCGGCAACACTTTTACTGGATGGTTTCTTCCCACAATGTGCACCACAGGATCGGCCTCAAGCCAACGTGGTCAGCGGTTTCCAAGACGTCGGCTTGCCTTACGAATCGGATCCTGCCATCACGAAACACATTGCGGCCTTCCTAACCGATCAATCCGCACTGAACAGCGACAATGAAGGCATCGGCCCGGTGACCCACTTGCTGCTCAATGGCGGTGTTTTCCGAAGTCCGGTGATGCGAGAACGGTTGGAATCAACGCTTTCTTCTTGGACCGATTCCAGCGTCAATACTTTGTCGTCGGAAGACGATTTGGATCACGCCGTCGCGATTGGTGCCGCCTACTACGGTTGGACCAAAACTCATGGCGGAATCCGTATTCGTGGCGGCACGGCCAAAGCCTTCTACATCGGAATCGAAACCGCGGGCATGGCAATCCCCGGCGCTCCTCGTCCCTTGCGCGCCGTCTGCGTCGCCGCTCAGGGAATGGAAGAAGGCACCCAGGCCGAAGTTCCTGGACAGGAAGTCGGCGTCGTTGTCGGTACGCCAGCCCGTTTTCGATTCTTCTCGTCAACAACTCGTGCAGGCGACCAACCAGGCGACCGGTTGGATCGCTGGAGCCCCACGGAGCTTCAAGAAAGTGAACCGATTGAATTGACGTTGGACCAAAATCGGGGCGAAGACTCCGCATCCGGCGCGGCCGACAACGAACCAGCCCAGAGCTTCGTTCCGGTGCAGTTTGAATCACGTGTAACCGAGCTTGGAATGTTTGAGCTTTGGTGTCATGACAAACGGGGTGATCGCCACTGGAAACTTGAATTCAACGCTCGCCAAGAAGACGAGTCGTAA
- a CDS encoding Hsp70 family protein translates to MNSRNPSDEHDDPLPPRYCIGIDLGTTNCVLAYVDTEASATDTGASPANANAEFTVHTFLVPQWVDLGVAESRSTLPSFHYTLHPSEKLPRSDAHDWLNPTDDALASCVGEYARIAGLLHPGRQIASAKSWLSHEGVDRTADLLPWHGDHDVPRRSPADASSSYLKHLADAWDAEHPDHPMSQQDIVITLPASFDEVARELTIRAAKMAGLPRIQLIEEPQAAFYAWLDRHRNEWQDLVQVGQLILVCDIGGGTTDLTLIRVRPADSNDQSNVVQFHRVAVGKHLILGGDNLDLAVAKAAEAKLGRTLSPRQWQQLLAAARQTKETFLSVPRPERTTIHLPGEGSSLIGGGLSVEMTAEEVDSLLLDGFFPDVEMECEVDSQQSGFQEVGLPYAADPAVTKHLAEFLREHRRTGLDDATADGTAADPSKLKESDQVNLVLFNGGVLTAPAIRERVIGSLTKWFSEPAVLESARLDLAVAQGAAHYAMVRRGHGVRIAANLARTYFMQIEQNPPRAVCVIPADAQAGQSFRIDQVPMDLRVGVPVSFPLWVSSTRLADRPGEVVDIDPNTMTPLPPIQTALKDRKRRDQSTMQIVIESELSEIGTVGLFCVSDAKRWRLEFDIRGTLETDRESHDYAGESAGIVDEETLDECRQLISRVFVEGTLKPSLLIKRLQTTIGTSRDQWPPALLRQLWESLMDVQENRRRSPAHESRWLNLAGFALRPGYGVAVDDWRTSQTWRMIYGKISHPDHQVRAESYVMWRRIAGGMTAGQQSQLATSLGRWLLAGTSNQDMAEANEAWRTIGSLERLPIDQKRSFATAVMESLDRKKASPLYPSLFWTLGRLASRVLAYGPLNLILPATDVSHWLQKLSHSPSLNTSDEATKRLAAFTITQMTRRCDDRFRDVDQPTRDRALSLLDRLGAPDHWIELVKNGGQLDHEEQQAVFGDTLPLGIELRG, encoded by the coding sequence ATGAATTCTCGCAATCCATCGGATGAACACGACGATCCACTTCCACCGCGTTATTGCATCGGAATCGACTTAGGCACAACCAACTGTGTGCTGGCCTATGTCGATACGGAAGCCTCCGCCACGGATACCGGTGCGTCCCCAGCCAACGCAAACGCTGAATTCACCGTCCACACTTTTTTGGTGCCCCAATGGGTCGACCTGGGTGTGGCGGAATCTCGCTCAACGCTGCCGTCGTTCCACTACACACTTCATCCTTCTGAGAAGCTCCCGCGCAGTGACGCTCACGATTGGCTAAACCCAACGGATGATGCCCTGGCTTCCTGCGTGGGCGAGTACGCCCGGATCGCTGGGCTGCTGCATCCTGGCAGACAAATCGCGTCGGCAAAAAGCTGGCTGTCTCATGAAGGAGTGGACCGGACCGCGGACTTGTTGCCTTGGCATGGCGACCATGATGTTCCACGACGATCGCCGGCGGACGCCTCGTCAAGCTATTTAAAACATTTGGCCGACGCATGGGATGCCGAACACCCCGATCATCCGATGTCACAACAAGACATCGTGATCACGTTGCCCGCATCGTTTGACGAGGTCGCTCGCGAGTTGACAATTCGGGCGGCCAAGATGGCGGGACTGCCTCGCATCCAATTGATCGAAGAACCACAGGCAGCATTCTACGCTTGGCTGGATCGCCACCGAAACGAGTGGCAAGACTTGGTTCAAGTCGGCCAACTGATTCTGGTATGTGACATCGGCGGCGGAACGACCGACCTGACACTCATTCGCGTGCGTCCGGCTGACTCGAACGACCAATCGAACGTCGTTCAGTTCCATCGCGTTGCCGTTGGAAAACACTTGATTCTCGGTGGAGACAATCTTGATTTGGCGGTCGCCAAAGCGGCGGAAGCCAAGCTTGGCCGGACGTTATCGCCGCGGCAATGGCAACAACTATTGGCAGCGGCAAGACAAACCAAAGAGACATTTCTCTCAGTACCACGTCCTGAACGCACCACGATTCACTTGCCCGGTGAAGGATCGTCGCTGATCGGTGGCGGGCTCAGTGTCGAAATGACCGCCGAAGAAGTCGACTCATTGTTGCTCGACGGATTCTTTCCCGATGTGGAGATGGAATGCGAAGTCGATTCGCAACAAAGCGGTTTTCAAGAAGTCGGTCTGCCATACGCTGCTGACCCCGCCGTCACCAAACACCTGGCCGAATTCCTTCGCGAACATCGCCGCACCGGCTTGGACGACGCAACGGCCGATGGCACCGCGGCCGATCCGTCAAAACTCAAAGAAAGCGACCAGGTCAACTTGGTACTTTTCAATGGAGGCGTGCTGACGGCACCCGCGATTCGCGAGCGAGTCATCGGCTCACTGACAAAGTGGTTTTCGGAACCCGCCGTCCTGGAATCCGCACGGTTGGATTTGGCGGTCGCTCAAGGTGCCGCTCACTACGCGATGGTCCGGCGGGGCCATGGGGTTCGCATCGCCGCGAACTTGGCTCGGACCTACTTCATGCAGATCGAACAAAACCCGCCGCGAGCGGTTTGTGTGATTCCCGCTGATGCGCAAGCCGGCCAATCCTTCCGTATCGATCAAGTTCCAATGGATTTGCGAGTTGGTGTGCCGGTTAGTTTTCCACTTTGGGTCAGTAGCACTCGTCTGGCTGACCGACCCGGCGAGGTGGTCGACATTGACCCAAATACGATGACGCCGTTGCCGCCCATTCAAACGGCGCTCAAAGATCGTAAACGGCGTGACCAATCCACGATGCAAATCGTGATCGAATCGGAGCTTTCGGAAATCGGCACGGTCGGGCTGTTTTGCGTCTCTGACGCCAAACGTTGGCGTTTGGAATTTGATATCCGTGGAACCCTCGAAACCGACCGCGAATCTCATGACTATGCCGGTGAGTCCGCTGGAATTGTTGATGAAGAAACCCTCGACGAATGTCGCCAATTGATCTCGCGGGTCTTCGTTGAAGGCACGCTCAAACCTTCGCTGCTAATCAAGCGGCTTCAAACCACCATCGGCACTTCCCGCGATCAATGGCCACCGGCATTGCTTCGTCAGTTATGGGAATCGTTGATGGATGTCCAAGAAAATCGTCGCCGGTCGCCCGCTCATGAATCCCGTTGGTTGAACTTAGCTGGCTTCGCCCTGCGTCCCGGTTACGGTGTCGCGGTGGATGATTGGCGAACCTCGCAAACTTGGCGGATGATCTACGGAAAGATTTCGCATCCCGATCACCAGGTCCGCGCTGAGTCTTACGTGATGTGGCGACGCATCGCGGGTGGAATGACGGCGGGTCAACAAAGTCAGTTGGCGACCTCGCTGGGCAGATGGCTACTCGCGGGAACATCAAACCAGGACATGGCCGAAGCCAACGAGGCGTGGCGGACGATCGGTTCGCTGGAGCGACTGCCCATCGACCAAAAACGATCTTTCGCGACCGCCGTCATGGAATCGCTCGACCGCAAAAAGGCTTCCCCGCTGTACCCGAGTCTGTTTTGGACGCTCGGCCGCCTCGCGTCTCGCGTCCTTGCGTATGGGCCATTGAATTTAATCCTTCCGGCGACGGACGTTTCACATTGGCTACAAAAGCTTTCGCATTCGCCGTCGCTAAACACCTCAGACGAAGCAACCAAGCGATTGGCCGCCTTCACGATCACTCAAATGACTCGTCGTTGCGATGACCGATTTCGTGACGTTGACCAACCCACGCGAGATCGAGCTTTGAGCTTGCTGGATCGACTTGGCGCACCCGACCACTGGATTGAATTGGTCAAGAACGGTGGCCAACTCGACCACGAAGAACAACAAGCTGTTTTCGGTGACACGCTGCCGCTGGGGATCGAACTGCGAGGCTGA